From the Microtus ochrogaster isolate Prairie Vole_2 chromosome 8, MicOch1.0, whole genome shotgun sequence genome, the window TCGGGCAGACTCAGTGTTCCCAAATACTGTAGGATCACTGGGAAGGGAAATAGAGGGTCCCCAGGTGCTGTTTTCCTCTCCAGGTCCCTGTGGTGTCACACAGTGGGGCTGCGGTGGGTCTTCAGTATAAAGGATGGGGCACGAGCTGGATGCTGTCCCTGGTTTCCATAGGTGAACAGCTCACTCACACACTGAGTGAACTATCTCAGACTACATCACAGTGGGACAGAGGTCATCTCTCGTAGACCTGGGGCTCTCTTGTTTTAACATAGACTAAGTCCTCAATGCCGATTGGGGTAGCAGATACTGTTACTGCCCCTTTGTAGGTGAGGAGACCCCCAGAGATGGGCTCTGTCCACACTGCATTCCTGAGTGGTGCAATGGCGGGAAGTAAAACAGAGCAAGGATAGAGAAATGGTAGGGGACCCTTGTGGCTCCTAAGCTTTAAGGACACAGGATAGCCAGTGGTGGGCTTCATTGCAGCAAGAGGACACTGGGAAACCAAATTATTACCCTCTGTCTCATTAAGATTTGAGCTGCTCACCATATATGCCTGATTGTCTCTGGCCTAGCAACTTTATAAGATTCTTgggggacagagggaagaaagagacactGGTATACTTTCGAATCCAGATAAGTCCAGGGGTCTTTTAGAAGTAGGACTGTGCTCCTGCGTTAGTGCTGGCCTTGGATGGCATGCCTTGCCTGTTTCGACAGAGTAGCACCCCAGAACCCAAGGCCACTTGCCTCGTACCTGAGCCTGAAGACGCTTCACGTACATCATGTCCCATAGTCTGTTTGAAAAGCTGCTGTGTGGATAatcaagatggttcagtggttaagatgcTTTCTCTgcaggcctgatgacctgggcTTGATCCCTAGAGCCTGCTGTGTGGAAGGACAGAAGTGAtttctgaaagctgtcctctgaccccactcATCTATATTCACACGCACATATAAGatgaactttaaaaaaggaaatccacCAACTTGCTAATGAAACGAGAAGGTTGTGACAagcctgcttcctccctccctccctccctccctccctccctcccttccNNNNNNNNNNNNNNNNNNNNNNNNNNNNNNNNNNNNNNNNNNNNNNNNNNNNNNNNNNNNNNNNNNNNNNNNNNNNNNNNNNNNNNNNNNNNNNNNNNNNcctccctccctccctcccttcctccctcccttcctccctcccttcctccctcccttccatacAGTCTCAGCAAGAGGCCGTGATGTACCTATGTTCTGGGactttaagttgcttttctgcatgtatttttttttttcctttttggtttttcaagacaggggttctctgtctaacagccctggctgtcctggaactctgtagaccaggctgaccttgcctctgcctcccaagtgctggaattaaaggcgtgtgccaccactgccagcctcTGTATGTCCTTAGTTCTAACACAAGTGGAACAGAGGAGAACCCCTCACTTTCTTCCCATGCATATTCTTGAGCCAAGAGTCCTGAGGGTTTTGTGTATTATACTGGGAGTTCTGGGCCCTTGCATTACCCAAAAGGGCTTCTCCTCAATACTGGggttctctttcctgtttcctcagaATGATGTGTATGAATGGGCCCGAGATCACCGCGCCCACCACAAGTTCTCAGAAACACACGCTGACCCTCACAATTCCCGGCgtggctttttcttctctcacgTGGGCTGGCTGCTCGTGCGCAAACATCCGGCTGTCAAAGAGAAGGGCGGAAAACTGGACATGTCTGACCTAAAAGCCGAGAAGCTGGTCATGTTCCAGAGGAGGTGAGTGAAAAGGGGTGACCCTGGGAATGTGGGGTTTACTCTTGGCcttttttcttaagaattataaaattaaagttgTGACGTGTTGGGTCTAAAtatttagataattttaaaacttatttttaatttcctatgGGCCACAGAGGTAAACTAATTTTATCTAATTGGAACCAgttaaatgcaaagcaaaacaaaacactgtttaTTACCCTAAAACAAAGGACAGAGAACTGAGTGTAACTGAGACCTTCTCTTGACGGAGTTGGTAGCCTAGCAGGGGGCAGAGGGATAAGCTGAGTAGCCTTATCGTCATGCAGGCCAGGATATGTCTATACCAGACAGATACAAAGAGCAGGGAGACTGCTCTCTGATGTTCGGGAAGGGCTTAGGGGAAGTGGCGTGGAATCCACAGTTGCACAGAGACATCACAGGTGGTTCAGAGGCGGACTGTGTAGGCAGAGCGTCGTGAGCGAAAGCCTCAGGAATGTTCCAGGAATGTTCCTCTGCTTGAAGTACTAGGTATGAGAGATAAGAAGAGCGGCCAAGGCATTGCTGGTGCCCTTCTTTTGGAGTCTTACGTGCAGACTGAAGAGTAGCGAAGTTACCAGCAGAGTTACTAAAGGTCCTCTCGCAGCATGGGGCTGTTGCCCACTCATGGAGGGGCAGTTAGATGGTAGGAAGAGACCTAAGCCAGGGGAGCAGAGGTCAAAGCTGAGGAAAGGAGTTTGCTGTGGGGCTGTGAAAGTGAAGACATGGCTACTGAAGGACCCGGGAGGGATATGTTCCCTTGTAGTATCTGGTCTACGAGATGCAGAGAGCTAGTGTTGCTATAGGGTCAGAGGCCTGCAGTTGGTCCGGGACACTCCAGAGTGTTTCAGGGTGGCCCAGCAGAGCTCAGAATGCTGGTAGCAGGAATAGCAGCATGACACCACATGCTACACCTAACACACCTGAGACCGTGGTCGTGAGAGTGGACCACAGAGGAAGGTAACAGCTGCTCAGGAAGCGGCTGTGATAACGAAGGTCATTTATGGCGTTCACACTGCCCCATCTAAACAGTGAGATAACAGCATTTGCTCTCACATTTTCTcccacttttttggggggtgtgtgtgtgtgtctgattcCTGCTGCTCTTTAGTCATGGTGTCAGGGAGAAACAGCCCTGCCCATCAGGAGTGGACAGTTGACGGAAGTGTGAGCGTCCTCTCTCCACAGGCCCTCACATGCAGTCTCATTGTAGGTACTACAAGCCCGGTCTCCTGCTGATGTGCTTCATCCTGCCCACACTGGTGCCCTGGTATTTCTGGGGTGAAACTTTCCTCAACAGCCTGTGTGTCAGCACCTTCCTGCGCTATGCCGTGGTGCTCAACGCCACCTGGCTGGTGAACAGTGCCGCCCACCTCTATGGCTATCGCCCCTACGACAAGAACATTAGCTCTCGGGAGAATATCCTGGTTTCCATGGGAGCCGTGGGTAAGTCCCCAGCGTGACCGTATCTGGTGGCTTGTTGCTGGAGATGCTTggccaggagccagaggagtcagaaCGATCCGATTTGTGTATATGTCCCACTATAACCCTGGGGGGTGATTTTACTGGGGGAACCTTTTGAGAGGCCGTAACTTCTGTGGAAAGGTTGATCCCCTGCCCCAGGGGAGGCTGGCGGGTCTGCAGTCTCATTGTGGGTCGGAGATCATGAACAGAAAAGCAGGGTATTTCCGCGAATGTAAGTCATGTTTTTATTTAGCCATGCTGCACTTTAATCTATGTAGTGTACTTTAACGTGGGGCATCTGTTAGTGATGTCCGTGGGGTGGCCATTAGCACATGTGCCTTCTCGCTCCCTACCAGCCTCTTCCCgcttgtcctttgcttttctcttttcttctgttctatgCTCGAGTTTCCCTCCCCACAACATTGCTTGGGGAATCCTATCAGATGACTTGATCGTAGTTGATCCAGCCTATAAATCCAGTCCTGGGTGTCAGGATGGGTGAACTTGTGCCTCTGCTATCTGTGCCCACATCTTCCTATCCTTTCCAAGAAGAGAGTTTGACAGAGGCCGCGAGTTAGTGTTCCATATGCTGACccttggctgcttttctttagCCATAACAGACATTGGTCATTCAACGACACTGTTCAGATTGGTGCTCATCTTTGTATAGCGCTCATTAACTTCGGCTATGTTGGATATTACTAAAAGTATCTTTTCTATGTTGGCatgatggttcagcaggtaaaggcatgtCGCCAAGCCTggccagcctgagtttgatccctgggacccacaaagTAGAagtacaaattgtcctctgacttccacatactcgctatggtgtgtgtgcgtgtgtatatacacattcaaatattaaaaataaatttgaaatattttcctttttataacttACATACATCCCTCTTTTCAGGGGCCAACCTTTGCtcgtgtcttttattttttaattttttaaatctatttattatgtatacagtattctcggtattctgtctgcatgtacgcctgcaggccagaagagggcacgagatctcattacagatggttgtgagccaccaggtggttgctgggaactgaactcaggacctttgaagggcaggcggtgctcttaaccactgagccatctctccagtccttgctcGTGTCTTTAATTcatgtttgaaataaattatCTACACTCTATAGTGCTAAGATCCTCTTAGAAACAGAGTAATTTGGATAAGATGTATAGATCCCATAATATAAATGGAACCATGATGCCTTTGAGGGTGTCTGTTTCCTCAGAGGAAAAGATACTGCATTTATCCATTCGCTTATAGTCTGCTTCTCCAAGGTTTAAGCCACTGGGTAAGAGGTGTGCTAAGATCAGGAGGCAGCAGTCACCGAGTTCCCTAACTGCTCCCCATGCTTCTCTTCCAGGCGAGGGCTTCCACAACTACCACCACGCCTTCCCCTACGACTACTCTGCCAGTGAGTACCGCTGGCACGTCAACTTCACGACCTTCTTCATCGACTGCATGGCTCTCCTGGGCTTGGCTTACGACCGGAAGAAAGTATCTAAGGCCGCTGTCTTGGCCAGGATGAAAAGAACTGGCGATGGGAGCTGCAAGAGTGGCTGAGTTTGGAATCTTCCGGTTTCTGTTCCAAAAGCCAGCTTGGCAGAGGCTTCATGTTCTGTTAATTAACTACTGAGTATTGCTCCCCAGACGCTAAAGTGATGACGTTAACCCATTCTGGTACAGTATTGTAAAATGGACACGTATTGGAAGTCAACGGCTCTTCCCTTTCGATGCtaaccttctcttttcttttcccgttgtctttttctttgctttgtcccCGTTGACCTCATTTTTCATTGCCTCCCAAGCCAGCAGCTGCTCTGCTATGGGTCAGTGTTCACCTTGCAATGCATACTGACTTTCCAAGGGTCTAAAAGTACAGGTCTGTGCCTCCACCCCACCTCTTAAGCTGTGTTCTGAGTTAGAGATGCAAGAAAATCTTCAGAGGTTTCTCCTGTTATTTTTAGCCCAGGCTTTGCCAGATGAAATGGAAGGTAAATCTTAAGGGGCCAAATTCAACATGCAGGCTGTGGTTCATCAGAGGTGTGGGAGAGGGGGATCTTTGGTGATCCGGCTCAGCTCTTGCCTAGCGGAGGCACGGGAGCCTTTTCACACAGCATGCCTCCTCTCCTAATTCTGAGTAGGTGACAGCCATGGAACTTGGTGACACTAGAATACAGTAACACATGTCAGTATCTCCGTGTAGTTTAGGTTGatgatttaaaagatttaaaaaaaaaaaagataaacaaccGTTTGTAGGGAAACTGGTCTCTACTGaaaaaggcttttcttttcttttaatgaccaggctcgggccaggtgtggtgggtggcacatgccttaaatcacagcacttgagaggcagaggcaggtggctctctagatagtgagaccttgtctaaaataagtaaataaataaagcgaTTAAAAGGACAAGCAGAGCGAGAAGTCTTCGGGTGAGGCCTGTTGGAAACTGATGAGGGCAGTCACTCATAGTTTTGAGCATTCTGTGAGTTGCGCACCCCACTTTTAATTCCTGCTCTCCGTTGGTTGCTCCCATAAATTAAGGTGGCTGTGGCATTTTCATGCATCCAATAGTGGAAGCATTTATAGAGTTGGACTTAAGGTCTATCCTGGAACCTGCAAATACTCATTTGGCGTGCTTTCCTCTGAAAAGAGTTGCTGAACACGTTGCCTGTTCCTCCCATGTTGGGCAGCCACTGGAGAAGCTGGGAAACACCACAGGCAGCTCCTAATAACTTTCCAAAGGAAAACCTTCCGGGCACACATTGCCAGGGGACTTCAAAGTCTTGGGGTGCTCTAGTGAGACAGGTTAGATATTCCCTCTTCGATCTTTGTCATAAGGCTTCTCCTACAGTATTGACTCTGACCATCCAGTCTACATGGAGGACTCTGCCTGGGACACATGGCCCTGTCTCTGAGCTCTACcatgtctgcttctttttcctacccacttttgtggttttggttgtgggtgtgtttttcttcttcccctttgacGTTTAGTCTTGCTCTAGGCAGAAATGTCCTGTGTGTTTACGGGCAGTAGATGGGCAGTCCCAGCTGCTTCCTTGCGCAGGGATGCGGCACTGCATCAGTAGTAAGTAGAGCTGGCTGTCCTTTCCTGTGGCTTGCAGATCCTCCACCTCTATCCCTCAGACTGCTGGCGCTCTGGAAATGGTAAAGAAAAATTTGGCAAACTTTCTAGAAACATCCTGACTCAGAGAGGCTCTTTGTCTCACGAGTCATTCCCAAACAAATGCCACCCTTGTGCCAGTGCACCAGGGACAGGGCGGGAGAGAGACAGTTCCTACTCTAGCCTCAATGTGAGGCAGGGTAGAGCGTGCTCAGTGCTCCCTGCATGTTCAGCAAGGCTTCTTGGGCTGATCAGCCCTCTCGCATGATGCTGTCGTGCTTGGAGGAGGACTTGTCAGCTAAATGGGAAGCACAAGAACCAAGGTCGCGTTCTTAAGTGCCTCATTTGGAATCCCTTATCCGTGGAGCCATGGTCTGCAAAGCTTTAGCTAAGATAGGACATCTGAGATGCCGTGGACGTTTCAGCAAACTGTCCCTGTAGCTCAGTCAACGAGGCAGAAGTGTGGGTCTGCTCTATTAGATTGGCTGTGTCGTGTACCGAATGCTATCTATCCCACTGAGTCCCAGTGGTGGGGGAACAGCCTTCCTGTGTGAGTGGAGTAGAGGCGCTTCGGGACCTCTGTGTGCCCACATGAAAGCAGCCTTATCCTTTAGCTGTTCATTAAAATAGAGCTCTTGGAAGATGGACAGTGCATTTGCTGACCTGTGGCCCTATTCCTTGGAAATGCCTTTTGGGTGACTTTAGCTTCACTGGTTAGCAGGTGCCCGTTTAACCTTCTCCTCGGCTTGCCCCATGGAGCTGAACCATGCTGTGGCTGGGGACCCTATTATGTTTGGGTCGGTGGAGAAGGGTGTACCAGCTCACTAAGGAATACTACTTTCAAGATTTTAAAGCTCAGATCAAGTGACACATTACTAAGGAACTAAGATCTGATGGAGGGACTTTCTGACAGTCCTCACCTTGTGGACACGCTAAAATCTGACTCGGGTGCCTTTACCTCTCCTCTACTCTGTGCTGTGAGCCTGTAAAATGTGGCAGGTGTCAACTGGCCTGGCTGGAGGACTCACTGTACATTAATTTGCAGTATTCCCTTTCGGGGCTTCGTTTTGGGAACTTTTCTTAGGGCTGTTTGGATGAAGTGCCCATAGCTGATGGATGGTGGAAGTAATTTGAATGCCTGTGAGTTGGaggttttgctctttgttttaagATTAATCGCTGGTTGTAGCATTTAAAGAGAAAGCTCTTCTTCATGGTTTGCTAGTATCCTGAGCGTCGTCTTTAGTTGAAATAGTTAGTAGGATAAAGTTAAGAAAGTGGTGGCCATGTTACGCTGGTGGTGCAGGCCAGAGCCTCCTACCACTCTCAATGTTTTAACAGGTCCCTCTCCAACAGTAACGAGTTCACTCCTTGGATGAGAGTGTTAATGAGGGAAGCGCCCTCCCGACCTAATCAGCTCTTAACGATCCCAGCTGCCAACGCTGTTGCATTGGGGATGAAGTTTCCAACCCATGAACTATGGGACAAATTCAAACCATAGCACTGGGCCTGTCACTGAATGATGTGACTGAGTATCACGTCTGTGAAACTGGGATAATAATCCTGCCCTACCTCAGTGGGTAGGTTTGAGCATGGCTAGATGCTCTCTTTATAAAAACCCATGGGGATCCTCCGCA encodes:
- the LOC101987217 gene encoding acyl-CoA desaturase 2, with product MPAHILQEISGSYSATTTITAPPSGGQQNGGEKFEKNPHHWGADVRPELKDDLYDPSYQDEEGPPPKLQYVWRNIILMALLHLGALYGITLIPSCKVYTCLFAYLYYVISALGITAGAHRLWSHRTYKARLPLRLFLIIANTMAFQNDVYEWARDHRAHHKFSETHADPHNSRRGFFFSHVGWLLVRKHPAVKEKGGKLDMSDLKAEKLVMFQRRYYKPGLLLMCFILPTLVPWYFWGETFLNSLCVSTFLRYAVVLNATWLVNSAAHLYGYRPYDKNISSRENILVSMGAVGEGFHNYHHAFPYDYSASEYRWHVNFTTFFIDCMALLGLAYDRKKVSKAAVLARMKRTGDGSCKSG